From one Bacillus sp. FJAT-42376 genomic stretch:
- a CDS encoding DUF1540 domain-containing protein, with translation MAKQKVQCEVNNCTYWGQGNNCTADAIYVVSHTGEHASRSEETDCKTFKPQDL, from the coding sequence ATGGCCAAGCAAAAAGTTCAATGTGAAGTAAACAACTGTACGTATTGGGGACAAGGAAACAATTGTACCGCTGATGCCATCTACGTCGTGAGCCATACAGGAGAACACGCGAGCCGCAGCGAGGAAACGGATTGCAAGACGTTTAAACCTCAAGACCTGTAA
- a CDS encoding carbonic anhydrase — MKLLDQILEHNESFVETKQYEKFQTSKFPDKKLVVLTCMDTRLVELLPQAMNFRNGDVKIVKSAGAIVAHPFGSIMRSLLVAVYELGAEEICVVGHHDCGMSKLNAASFLEKTKERGISQEKIDLLRYSGMDLDKWLQGFDVVEDSVIHSVNVIKNHPLLPADVKIHGLVIDPGTGKLDSVINGYE; from the coding sequence ATGAAACTGCTTGACCAAATTTTGGAACATAATGAATCTTTTGTTGAAACAAAACAGTACGAGAAATTTCAAACGAGCAAATTTCCCGATAAAAAATTAGTTGTCTTGACCTGTATGGATACAAGACTTGTCGAACTTCTGCCGCAAGCGATGAACTTCAGGAACGGAGACGTAAAAATAGTGAAAAGTGCGGGTGCCATTGTTGCTCATCCATTCGGAAGTATCATGAGAAGCCTGCTGGTTGCGGTTTATGAACTTGGTGCCGAGGAGATTTGTGTAGTTGGACATCATGACTGCGGTATGAGTAAGTTAAACGCTGCCTCCTTTTTGGAAAAGACAAAAGAAAGAGGCATTTCACAAGAGAAAATCGATCTTCTCAGATACTCGGGTATGGATTTGGATAAATGGCTTCAGGGTTTTGATGTCGTTGAGGACAGTGTGATACATAGCGTTAATGTGATAAAAAATCACCCGCTTCTTCCGGCAGATGTAAAAATTCACGGTTTGGTCATTGATCCGGGAACAGGCAAACTGGATTCTGTTATTAATGGGTATGAGTAG
- a CDS encoding metal ABC transporter substrate-binding protein, with the protein MKKIAYSLCIFLIGASILAGCSSGNDTKEAKNAKIKVYTTIFPLEDFTKKIGGDLVEVESVYPPNADAHSFEPSTKTMVKIAEGDAFIYTGAGIEGFADKAAETLKDEDTAMVKAAKGIKLAKGEAHMHEESSHTEGEHSHDHGEEDPHVWLDPIRSIQMAENIKNALIKERPEGKETFEKNFSKLKSDLEKLDSEYRDTLSKTPKKEILVSHAAYGYWSERYGIEQISVMGLSASEEPSQKQISSIIKDAKAHHIKHVIFEKNVSSKLSKIVEEEIGATPLTVSNLESITEEDSKNNEDYFSLMRKNLRTLKTALSE; encoded by the coding sequence ATGAAAAAAATCGCATACAGCCTTTGTATTTTCCTGATCGGAGCCTCCATTTTAGCAGGCTGTTCATCCGGAAATGATACGAAAGAGGCAAAGAATGCTAAGATAAAAGTTTATACGACCATCTTTCCGCTGGAAGATTTCACAAAAAAAATCGGCGGTGACCTAGTGGAGGTCGAAAGCGTATATCCCCCGAATGCAGATGCCCATTCATTCGAACCTTCCACAAAAACAATGGTTAAAATTGCGGAAGGCGACGCATTTATCTATACAGGAGCAGGGATTGAAGGGTTTGCGGATAAAGCTGCCGAAACATTAAAAGATGAAGATACAGCGATGGTAAAAGCAGCAAAAGGAATAAAACTTGCAAAAGGGGAAGCCCATATGCATGAAGAGTCTTCGCATACCGAAGGTGAACACAGCCATGATCATGGGGAAGAAGACCCTCACGTATGGCTCGATCCAATCCGCTCGATTCAGATGGCTGAAAATATTAAAAATGCATTAATTAAAGAGCGTCCCGAAGGAAAAGAAACATTTGAGAAGAATTTTTCTAAGCTGAAATCAGATCTGGAAAAACTTGACTCGGAGTATCGGGATACACTTTCCAAAACACCAAAAAAGGAAATCCTTGTTTCTCATGCTGCATACGGTTACTGGAGTGAGCGATACGGAATTGAGCAAATCAGTGTAATGGGATTATCTGCATCTGAAGAACCGTCTCAGAAGCAGATCAGCTCCATTATTAAAGACGCGAAAGCCCATCATATTAAACACGTCATTTTCGAAAAAAACGTAAGCAGTAAACTGTCCAAAATTGTAGAAGAGGAAATAGGCGCCACTCCTCTTACTGTAAGCAATCTTGAATCCATTACAGAAGAAGATTCGAAAAACAATGAGGATTACTTTAGCCTGATGAGAAAAAATTTACGCACACTAAAAACAGCCCTTTCAGAATAA
- the ytzI gene encoding YtzI protein, producing MYGWIMGICIAIVFAVLALSLVTTKKAYKFEHTIDPEEENKSAPPMDESNSAEK from the coding sequence ATGTATGGCTGGATTATGGGAATCTGCATCGCAATCGTGTTTGCGGTTTTAGCTTTATCGCTTGTTACGACAAAAAAAGCGTACAAGTTTGAGCATACGATCGATCCAGAGGAAGAAAATAAATCCGCGCCTCCAATGGATGAATCAAACTCTGCTGAAAAGTAG
- a CDS encoding pentapeptide repeat-containing protein: MMTAIFKIDRPKIPQVLKEAIFQDIDDTEDPFLSGSKLENEEMDSGNINRLLLSKVVFRNVKITNSLFERIDLTDAVFENCDLSNTSFAEGNLNRVVFKECKLMGMNFSEAYVSHTVFEECMFSMADFTDARLKQVVFNHSSLRNTNWFDCTLNKVELDSCDLNGADFTRTVLKGIDISTCTFDQLNIGAGSLDGCAVSPEQAIGFAALLGLTVKR, from the coding sequence ATGATGACAGCAATATTTAAAATAGATCGGCCTAAGATTCCGCAGGTATTAAAAGAGGCTATATTCCAGGATATAGATGACACGGAAGATCCTTTTTTATCCGGCAGCAAACTGGAAAACGAGGAAATGGACAGCGGGAATATCAACCGTTTGCTCCTGTCCAAAGTGGTCTTTAGAAACGTGAAGATTACGAACTCTCTCTTTGAGCGGATTGATTTGACCGATGCGGTTTTTGAAAACTGTGATCTATCGAATACAAGCTTTGCTGAGGGGAATTTAAACAGGGTTGTATTTAAAGAATGCAAGCTGATGGGCATGAATTTCTCAGAGGCTTATGTAAGTCATACGGTTTTTGAAGAGTGCATGTTTAGTATGGCGGACTTTACGGATGCCCGTTTAAAGCAGGTCGTTTTTAATCATTCATCACTGCGGAACACAAATTGGTTTGATTGCACATTGAACAAGGTGGAGCTTGATTCCTGTGATTTGAATGGTGCTGATTTTACACGGACCGTTCTAAAAGGCATTGATATCAGCACGTGTACGTTTGATCAATTGAATATTGGGGCAGGGAGCTTAGATGGCTGTGCAGTTTCGCCAGAACAGGCGATTGGTTTTGCAGCCTTGCTTGGTTTAACGGTTAAAAGATGA
- a CDS encoding FixH family protein: protein MRFVRWMCFIMFACFFVMTTACQTSETKASDVPEMVEAKIILPAQIRKNVSQEYKVKITQGKEAVQDAHSVEFEIWKSGSKEQSEMIKAEHSGKGIYTVSKSFKEDGIYYLQTHVTAHDMHVMPKVRLTVGQAKELEPEKKEKDAESGHHH, encoded by the coding sequence ATGAGATTTGTCAGATGGATGTGCTTCATCATGTTTGCCTGTTTTTTTGTCATGACAACAGCCTGTCAAACATCAGAAACGAAGGCTTCTGATGTACCGGAAATGGTAGAAGCCAAAATCATCCTGCCAGCACAGATCCGGAAAAATGTCTCTCAGGAATATAAAGTGAAAATTACGCAGGGAAAAGAAGCCGTTCAGGATGCTCACTCTGTTGAATTTGAAATCTGGAAATCGGGGTCGAAGGAACAGAGCGAGATGATAAAAGCTGAACATAGCGGAAAGGGCATCTATACCGTTTCCAAAAGCTTTAAAGAGGACGGAATCTATTATCTTCAAACACATGTAACCGCTCATGATATGCATGTGATGCCTAAAGTCAGGCTTACAGTTGGACAGGCTAAAGAGCTTGAGCCTGAAAAGAAAGAGAAGGATGCTGAATCAGGGCATCATCATTAA
- a CDS encoding S-ribosylhomocysteine lyase: protein MPSVESFELDHNAVKAPYVRHCGVHKVGSDGVVNKFDIRFYQPNKQAMKPDTIHTLEHLLAFNIRDHVEKYDHFDIIDISPMGCQTGYYLVVSGEPTVTEIIDLLDDTLKAAIEVEEIPAANEKQCGQAKLHDLDGAKRLMKFWLDQDKKELEKVFG, encoded by the coding sequence ATGCCATCAGTTGAAAGTTTTGAACTGGATCATAATGCAGTAAAAGCACCATATGTCAGACATTGCGGTGTCCACAAAGTCGGTTCGGATGGTGTTGTTAATAAATTTGACATTCGTTTCTACCAGCCGAATAAACAGGCAATGAAACCGGATACCATCCATACTCTTGAGCATCTGCTAGCATTTAACATCCGTGATCACGTTGAAAAATACGATCACTTTGATATCATTGATATTTCTCCTATGGGCTGTCAAACAGGGTATTACCTGGTTGTAAGCGGTGAGCCGACAGTTACGGAAATTATTGACCTGCTGGATGATACTCTTAAGGCTGCCATAGAGGTTGAGGAAATTCCGGCTGCCAACGAGAAGCAATGCGGCCAGGCTAAACTTCATGATTTGGATGGAGCGAAGCGGTTAATGAAATTCTGGCTGGACCAGGATAAAAAAGAACTTGAAAAAGTATTTGGATAA
- the yidD gene encoding membrane protein insertion efficiency factor YidD, with amino-acid sequence MKTLFLKLIRFYQKFISPMTPPSCRFYPTCSNYGLEAIQKHGAIKGSWLTVLRILRCNPMHPGGFDPVPEKKTKNPSTHTH; translated from the coding sequence ATGAAAACTTTATTTTTAAAACTCATTCGATTCTACCAAAAATTCATTTCTCCCATGACTCCGCCCTCCTGCCGCTTTTATCCTACCTGTTCAAACTACGGGCTGGAAGCTATTCAGAAGCACGGAGCCATTAAAGGCAGCTGGCTTACGGTTCTGCGGATTTTACGCTGCAATCCGATGCATCCCGGGGGATTCGATCCAGTCCCGGAGAAAAAAACCAAAAATCCTTCTACTCATACCCATTAA
- a CDS encoding manganese-dependent inorganic pyrophosphatase, which produces MEKVLVFGHKNPDTDTICSSIAYAELKNKLGMNAEPVRLGAINGETQYALDTFSTQAPRLVEKVSSEVSQVILVDHNERQQSADDITEVTVLEVIDHHRIANFETSDPLYYRAEPVGCTTTILNKMYKENGVKIEKNTAGLMLSAIISDSLLFKSPTCKDQDIAAAKELAEIAEVDLESYGLEMLKAGADLSSKTVEELISLDAKEFQMGTHRVEIAQVNAVDPEDILVRQREIEAAIEKAVAEKGLDLFLFVVTDILESDSIALASGRDVEAVERAYQVKIEDSRALLKGVVSRKKQIVPILTETLSSTNS; this is translated from the coding sequence ATGGAAAAAGTATTGGTTTTCGGTCATAAAAATCCAGATACAGATACAATTTGTTCAAGCATTGCTTATGCAGAGCTTAAAAATAAGCTTGGCATGAATGCGGAGCCTGTTCGTTTAGGAGCAATTAACGGAGAAACTCAATACGCGCTTGATACATTCAGCACGCAGGCTCCCCGTTTAGTGGAGAAGGTTTCTTCGGAAGTCAGCCAAGTCATTCTAGTCGACCACAATGAGCGTCAGCAGAGTGCGGATGATATTACAGAGGTTACTGTCCTTGAAGTAATTGATCATCACAGGATTGCCAATTTCGAAACTAGCGATCCATTGTATTATCGAGCTGAGCCAGTAGGCTGCACAACAACCATTTTGAATAAAATGTACAAAGAAAACGGAGTGAAGATTGAGAAGAATACTGCCGGCCTAATGCTTTCCGCCATTATCTCTGATTCTTTGCTTTTTAAATCCCCAACATGCAAAGATCAGGATATTGCAGCAGCGAAGGAACTTGCAGAAATTGCTGAAGTTGATTTGGAGAGCTATGGCTTGGAAATGCTAAAAGCCGGAGCGGATCTTAGCAGTAAAACAGTCGAAGAATTAATTTCCCTTGATGCGAAAGAATTTCAAATGGGAACACACCGTGTTGAAATTGCACAGGTGAATGCGGTAGATCCCGAAGATATTTTAGTGCGCCAAAGAGAAATCGAAGCGGCAATTGAAAAAGCAGTTGCTGAAAAAGGCCTGGATTTATTCTTATTCGTTGTGACAGACATTCTTGAGAGTGATTCAATTGCACTGGCTTCAGGCCGTGATGTTGAAGCGGTTGAGCGCGCTTATCAAGTGAAAATTGAAGACAGCAGAGCGCTGCTTAAAGGCGTTGTTTCCCGCAAGAAACAAATCGTTCCAATTCTCACAGAAACATTGAGCTCGACAAATAGCTGA
- a CDS encoding cytochrome d ubiquinol oxidase subunit II translates to MGVSADALLAISVLWGFVFIYAVMGTMDFGAGFWSMIYFNQKRTKATNIANRYLSPTWEVTNVFIVAIVVAVFSFFPGAAFILGTVLLIPGSMILLLLAIRSGFLVFSHVAKDYERALTYISGISGFIIPALLISILPITHGKYIKVVDGVHQLQLGTLLSSPNVWAFIGFAVSSTLFLSSLLLADYSRNLAGEEKAYEVYRRDALITGPVSIIMAFLIMLTLKTEARWIYDNMMEHLPALIGSVVMFLIAGAALFIPSRNRNTLGRPRIAMVAVLLQYFLASYAYGRSHLPYMIYPDITLDAGFTDPNTFHALFISYIVGFAILFPGFIFFWNLFMKNPKTAEENES, encoded by the coding sequence ATGGGCGTATCCGCTGATGCTTTATTAGCTATATCTGTTTTATGGGGGTTTGTTTTTATATACGCTGTAATGGGAACGATGGATTTTGGGGCAGGTTTCTGGTCGATGATTTACTTTAATCAAAAAAGAACAAAGGCGACAAATATCGCGAACCGGTATTTAAGTCCGACGTGGGAAGTGACCAATGTATTTATTGTAGCCATTGTGGTCGCCGTCTTCAGCTTTTTTCCGGGTGCTGCTTTTATTCTGGGGACCGTATTATTGATTCCCGGGAGTATGATTCTTTTGCTTCTCGCTATTCGGAGCGGTTTCCTCGTATTTTCCCATGTAGCAAAGGATTATGAACGGGCACTCACTTATATTTCGGGAATTTCCGGCTTCATCATCCCGGCCCTGCTTATTTCGATTTTGCCAATAACTCACGGCAAATATATCAAAGTGGTTGACGGAGTCCATCAGCTTCAGCTCGGAACCCTGCTCTCAAGTCCTAACGTATGGGCCTTTATCGGATTTGCTGTCAGCAGTACCTTATTTCTATCCTCTCTCCTTCTTGCTGATTATTCAAGGAACCTGGCAGGTGAGGAAAAAGCCTATGAGGTTTACCGGCGGGATGCACTCATAACGGGTCCGGTTTCCATCATTATGGCCTTCTTGATCATGCTGACGCTCAAAACAGAGGCTAGATGGATTTATGACAATATGATGGAACATTTACCGGCCCTCATCGGCTCAGTGGTGATGTTCCTCATCGCCGGAGCAGCATTATTTATACCGTCCAGAAACAGAAACACACTTGGCAGACCCAGAATCGCGATGGTCGCTGTTCTTTTGCAGTATTTTCTTGCGAGCTATGCATATGGGCGCTCCCACCTGCCATATATGATTTATCCGGATATTACACTGGACGCGGGATTTACAGATCCAAACACATTCCATGCCTTGTTTATCAGTTACATTGTGGGTTTTGCTATTCTCTTCCCGGGCTTTATCTTTTTTTGGAACCTATTCATGAAAAATCCTAAAACAGCTGAGGAAAATGAATCCTAA
- a CDS encoding Dps family protein gives MSRELLDIVNKQVANWTVLYVKLHHYHWYVTGKDFFTLHAKFEEFYNEAGTYIDELAERLLALQGKPVATMKGCLEISSIKEAAGAETAEEMVRQLHADFKTVASELKEGMVLAGKAGDETTGDMLLSIHQSLEKHNWMLLAYLGK, from the coding sequence ATGTCCCGGGAATTGCTTGATATCGTTAATAAACAAGTAGCGAATTGGACGGTTCTATACGTCAAACTGCATCATTATCATTGGTATGTTACAGGAAAGGATTTCTTTACGCTCCATGCAAAATTTGAGGAGTTTTATAACGAAGCTGGCACTTACATAGACGAGTTGGCTGAAAGGCTGCTCGCATTGCAGGGGAAACCGGTGGCTACAATGAAAGGATGTCTTGAGATTTCTTCGATTAAGGAAGCGGCAGGAGCTGAAACAGCTGAGGAAATGGTAAGGCAGCTGCATGCCGACTTCAAGACCGTTGCCAGTGAGCTTAAAGAGGGCATGGTTCTGGCAGGGAAAGCTGGGGATGAAACAACAGGTGATATGCTGCTTTCCATTCATCAAAGTCTTGAAAAGCATAACTGGATGCTGCTTGCCTACCTCGGGAAATAG
- a CDS encoding lmo0937 family membrane protein — MLWTIIWILLIVWLIGLVFKIAGAAINLILIVVVALIVVKFVKRKRL; from the coding sequence ATGCTTTGGACGATTATTTGGATTTTGCTGATTGTATGGCTAATTGGATTGGTATTTAAAATAGCCGGGGCAGCGATTAACCTCATACTGATTGTGGTAGTTGCACTGATAGTTGTTAAATTCGTTAAACGGAAACGGTTATAG
- a CDS encoding cytochrome ubiquinol oxidase subunit I encodes MTDLVFARSLFGTTMGFHIIFATLGVGIPLMIFFAEIMFQRTKDIDYSIMAKRWTKGQAVLLGVAIPTGTIAGTQLTLLWPGFMEVIGKVMSLPFQIEIYAFFIEALFMSIYVYAYDKIGPKTRLLSVFFIFLGATASAVLITNIHAFEGTPAGFRIQNGEITDVDPWAAFFNPSFLVSAAHVAFSAFMTGAFMITTIAAFKMLKNRKNDRLFSFHRKAFIMSLIIGLFSSFLTAINGHESAQMLHEYQPEKLAAAEGLFETQDHAPLAIGGFTSKEEKEIKYAIEIPWALSFLAGNSFDTEVKGLNDFPEDYWPPLFVHTLFNAMVLIGSALIGLALFGLVWKKFIKRPFPKWFLWISVLSGPLSILSTEFGWIFACTGRQPWVIYRLLKTSEVVTKSGNIGTLFLCFTIVYAILGTAVLLVLIFYFKRNTVEKDLAAVQGDSSKGNGVDV; translated from the coding sequence ATGACTGATTTAGTGTTTGCGCGCTCCCTTTTTGGTACAACAATGGGGTTTCATATTATTTTCGCCACACTTGGTGTGGGAATTCCATTAATGATTTTCTTTGCGGAAATCATGTTTCAGCGCACAAAAGACATTGATTATTCCATCATGGCAAAGCGATGGACGAAAGGCCAGGCTGTCCTTCTTGGCGTCGCCATCCCAACGGGTACGATAGCAGGAACCCAGCTGACTCTATTATGGCCGGGATTTATGGAAGTCATCGGAAAAGTAATGTCGCTGCCATTTCAGATTGAAATTTATGCATTTTTTATTGAAGCGCTGTTTATGTCCATTTATGTTTATGCTTATGACAAAATTGGGCCAAAAACAAGGCTTTTAAGTGTGTTTTTCATTTTCCTCGGTGCTACGGCATCTGCCGTTCTGATTACCAACATCCACGCATTTGAGGGCACACCGGCAGGCTTCCGTATCCAGAATGGAGAGATCACGGATGTTGATCCGTGGGCTGCGTTCTTTAATCCTAGCTTTTTAGTCTCTGCGGCCCATGTAGCTTTCTCGGCATTTATGACTGGTGCGTTTATGATCACAACCATTGCTGCCTTTAAAATGCTGAAAAACCGAAAAAATGACCGCCTTTTCTCCTTTCACCGGAAAGCGTTCATCATGAGTCTGATTATTGGTTTATTTTCCTCCTTCTTGACAGCTATTAACGGACACGAATCGGCACAAATGCTGCATGAGTATCAGCCTGAAAAACTTGCAGCAGCAGAAGGATTATTTGAAACCCAGGACCACGCACCACTTGCCATCGGAGGATTTACGAGTAAGGAAGAAAAAGAAATCAAGTACGCGATTGAAATTCCATGGGCATTGAGCTTCCTTGCCGGTAACAGCTTTGATACAGAGGTCAAAGGACTGAACGACTTCCCAGAGGACTATTGGCCGCCTTTATTTGTCCACACTCTGTTTAACGCTATGGTTTTAATCGGAAGTGCACTGATTGGACTTGCATTATTCGGTCTTGTGTGGAAAAAGTTTATAAAAAGACCGTTTCCAAAATGGTTTTTATGGATCAGTGTTCTCTCAGGTCCGCTTTCCATCCTGTCTACTGAATTTGGCTGGATCTTTGCCTGTACGGGCAGACAGCCATGGGTGATTTACCGATTGCTGAAAACTTCGGAAGTTGTGACCAAATCCGGAAATATCGGCACGCTGTTTTTATGTTTCACCATTGTCTATGCCATTCTGGGAACCGCTGTCCTCCTTGTCCTGATTTTTTACTTTAAACGGAATACCGTTGAAAAAGATCTGGCTGCGGTACAGGGGGATTCATCCAAAGGGAACGGCGTGGATGTTTAG
- a CDS encoding M4 family metallopeptidase — MNKKFAAIVMGTALTLGAALPSASALTGSKEANFEAKAQLVQQQWLKDKGNPSFQTGIKSKMKVQKEAEARNFLKQDRTVKIDPSTELTLLSEETDELGFTHYKYIQSLNGVPVDGAVYYVHTDKNGTVTATNGALHEDAKAQVKSTKAKISKSKAADLAWKSINLSKKDTEGDEQAVPQGPVKKSNVKNTNEKGELLLYKKDGTFYLAYKVQLQFIKPYGANWQIYVDANTGDIIDSYNAVADATGSGTGVLGDTKSLNTYFSSNTYYLYDVSKPNMTGVIETFTAKNGSSLPGSYSVDSDNIFNASNQRADVDAHYYAGKVYDYYYNTHGRNSFDNSGSTIRSTVHYSSRYNNAFWNGSQMVYGDGDGTTFIALSGALDVVAHELTHAVTERTANLQYQNQSGALNESMSDVFGYFLDPSDYLMGEDVYTPGRSGDALRSLSNPEAYGQPSNFANYVYTSSDNGGVHTNSGIPNKAFYYTNQSIGKAAAEKIYYRALTRYLTPTSSFSNARAALLQSAADLYGSGSSTYNAVANAWTQVGVN; from the coding sequence TTGAACAAAAAGTTTGCTGCAATAGTTATGGGAACGGCATTAACATTGGGCGCTGCCCTGCCTTCAGCATCTGCCTTAACCGGTTCAAAAGAGGCCAATTTCGAAGCAAAAGCACAGCTTGTTCAGCAGCAGTGGCTGAAAGACAAAGGCAATCCATCGTTCCAGACAGGCATCAAGTCCAAAATGAAAGTTCAAAAAGAAGCGGAAGCGCGAAATTTCCTCAAACAGGATCGCACCGTTAAAATTGATCCTTCCACTGAACTGACTCTCTTAAGTGAAGAAACAGATGAGCTTGGTTTTACACACTACAAATACATTCAATCTTTAAACGGGGTCCCTGTAGATGGTGCTGTCTATTACGTTCACACGGATAAGAACGGAACCGTAACTGCTACAAATGGTGCCTTGCATGAAGATGCAAAAGCACAGGTCAAAAGCACAAAAGCCAAAATCTCCAAATCAAAAGCTGCAGACCTTGCCTGGAAGTCTATAAATCTATCGAAAAAAGATACAGAAGGTGACGAGCAGGCTGTTCCCCAAGGACCCGTTAAGAAAAGCAATGTGAAAAACACGAACGAAAAAGGAGAGCTCCTTCTTTATAAGAAAGACGGAACTTTCTACCTCGCATACAAAGTTCAGCTGCAATTCATTAAACCATACGGTGCCAACTGGCAAATCTACGTTGACGCAAATACGGGAGACATCATCGATTCATACAATGCAGTAGCAGATGCAACCGGCTCCGGGACAGGGGTGCTTGGAGACACGAAATCCCTGAATACTTACTTTTCAAGCAACACGTATTATCTGTACGATGTGAGCAAGCCGAACATGACAGGTGTGATTGAAACATTCACGGCTAAGAATGGCTCCAGCCTTCCGGGTTCTTATTCCGTCGACAGCGATAACATCTTCAATGCTTCTAATCAGCGTGCAGATGTAGATGCTCACTACTACGCAGGAAAAGTATATGACTACTATTACAACACGCACGGACGCAACAGTTTCGATAACAGCGGAAGCACAATCCGTTCTACTGTCCACTATAGCAGCCGCTATAATAATGCATTCTGGAACGGTTCTCAAATGGTATACGGAGACGGTGACGGCACAACTTTTATTGCTCTTTCCGGAGCACTGGATGTAGTAGCGCATGAACTTACACATGCTGTTACTGAAAGAACAGCCAACCTTCAATATCAAAATCAGTCCGGCGCATTAAATGAATCCATGTCCGATGTGTTTGGATACTTCCTTGATCCAAGTGACTATCTAATGGGTGAAGATGTTTATACTCCAGGGCGCTCCGGAGATGCATTAAGAAGTCTTTCCAATCCGGAAGCATACGGCCAGCCAAGCAACTTTGCAAACTATGTGTACACTTCTTCTGATAATGGCGGGGTTCATACGAACAGCGGAATTCCGAATAAAGCATTCTACTACACAAATCAAAGTATTGGAAAAGCGGCAGCAGAGAAAATCTACTATCGTGCATTAACTAGATACCTCACTCCGACAAGCAGCTTCAGCAATGCCCGTGCGGCCCTTCTTCAATCCGCAGCTGATTTATACGGCAGCGGAAGCAGCACTTACAATGCCGTTGCGAATGCTTGGACACAAGTAGGCGTGAACTAA
- the rpsN gene encoding 30S ribosomal protein S14, producing the protein MAKKSKIVKEKQREAAVIKYAERRRELKEKGDWEALRKLPRDSSPTRLHNRCGLTGRPRGYIRQFDMSRIAFRELAYKGQLPGVKKSSW; encoded by the coding sequence ATGGCTAAAAAATCAAAGATTGTAAAAGAAAAACAGCGTGAAGCAGCAGTGATTAAATATGCTGAGCGCAGGCGCGAATTAAAAGAAAAAGGGGACTGGGAGGCTTTAAGGAAACTCCCAAGAGATTCTTCACCAACTAGACTTCACAACCGGTGCGGGCTGACAGGAAGACCGAGGGGCTATATTCGTCAATTTGATATGTCCCGTATCGCATTTCGCGAGCTGGCATACAAAGGACAGTTACCGGGTGTAAAAAAATCAAGCTGGTAA
- a CDS encoding MarR family transcriptional regulator, translating to MKNNLNKQLERLDEIKDTLFMHKRQLIEMKIKELPYSLTPTKYHILKFVYNQRKCKVADISHKLYLTSGATTTLLNQLEDDLLLKRARDQNDRRIVWIVLTDQGDQFVSAMIEQRNIFWAEMLSVLDEEEREEYFRILNKIEAGILSSKRAIQKRN from the coding sequence ATGAAGAACAACCTTAATAAGCAGCTCGAACGGCTGGATGAAATAAAAGACACCTTGTTTATGCACAAGCGCCAGCTGATCGAAATGAAAATTAAAGAATTACCCTATAGTTTAACCCCAACCAAATACCACATTCTTAAATTTGTCTATAATCAAAGGAAATGCAAAGTCGCAGATATTTCCCATAAATTGTACTTAACTTCAGGAGCAACAACGACTCTTCTAAACCAGCTTGAAGATGATTTGCTCCTGAAAAGAGCCCGGGACCAAAATGACCGCAGAATCGTTTGGATTGTCTTGACCGATCAGGGAGATCAGTTCGTTTCAGCTATGATTGAGCAGCGGAACATCTTTTGGGCTGAAATGCTTTCTGTTCTTGATGAAGAGGAGAGAGAAGAATATTTCAGGATCTTAAACAAAATTGAGGCTGGAATTCTATCCAGCAAAAGGGCTATCCAAAAAAGAAATTAA
- a CDS encoding type B 50S ribosomal protein L31, which translates to MKPQIHPNYQKVVYMDVNSGFKFMSGSTKGSNETIKWEDGNTYPLIKMETTSDSHPFYTGRQKFADKGGRAERFMQKYNMQKEV; encoded by the coding sequence ATGAAACCACAAATTCATCCGAATTATCAAAAAGTCGTCTATATGGACGTTAATAGCGGATTCAAGTTTATGAGCGGATCAACGAAAGGGTCCAATGAAACGATTAAATGGGAAGATGGCAATACGTACCCATTAATTAAAATGGAGACGACTTCCGATTCCCACCCGTTTTACACCGGCAGACAAAAATTTGCTGATAAAGGCGGCCGTGCGGAGCGGTTTATGCAAAAATATAATATGCAAAAAGAAGTGTAA